Proteins co-encoded in one Plasmodium coatneyi strain Hackeri chromosome 7, complete sequence genomic window:
- a CDS encoding KIR-like CYIR protein: protein MEAVSNMLPSDEMYAPFKERSTCLGRTNKPECDAELIERVRVALKARQINDENFARNIVKNWYYACMKGNNPAYYDPCYFFYYWLGTEIITKKRGSHNFTDIMKAAYAHLDSSKCTNKCTNIYDDVGEHVFKQSKIFFDSFYNYSIMARQQEENTFPRCQKLNQGLTGAKEAYDRLCEICDSSNDKCCTKFKQQHKTSNKCDSWNMQPLTCEDVSEEGKLASCTQDEENSCPAKLAKTLPKKGTPTLTKEHLERLNSYMLYYKQFKSNLSYCSYPCFPTKSIADKIKGYFTNEKYANVIGRALCYMYTKRRDNEFTDTNCKFFNFWLQHILSNELKKDTSPSTVIDTINTELIQIQEKHKCTLTDLSTTTTNNVSFEHRKTLFEFLTDHDKIMSQLGTSNQKSKPLSPTPSCSKKYKAHLDAIKSAYKDVYAKCHATNNACHIDFKELFTKVGSGNGTLTLECQQLSPEEEASLKEEGKEEEDELSSLLSKGGGDLTVDDDRTGSCNEQLNEMLDSFQLWRGDGTEATSVHEKNTAVPAISAALTTIALPAVVFYLYKYNLLPSWISNHFGGGSSKIRKGKKRSTTHHFNTLTEDDNDTSTTLYSTTDTSTTIGDDYTTTDDHSTIYNDESPRPTPSTRSGRGAGTYTAPNHRTNIRYHP from the exons ATG gaAGCAGTTTCAAATATGTTGCCCTCGGACGAAATGTATGCTCCTTTTAAGGAACGCAGTACGTGCCTAGGAAGAACCAATAAGCCAGAATGTGACGCAGAATTAATAGAAAGAGTGAGGGTCGCATTAAAAGCACGCCAAATTAATGATGAGAACTTTGCTAGGAATATTGTGAAAAACTGGTATTATGCATGCATGAAGGGAAATAACCCAGCATACTACGACCCAtgctatttcttttattattggttgggtaCTGAAATAATAACAAAGAAGCGGGGCAGTCATAATTTTACGGATATCATGAAGGCAGCCTACGCCCATCTCGACAGTTCCAAATGTACTAATAAATGCACTAATATATATGACGACGTTGGCGAACATGTTTTCAAGCAGAGTAAAATATTCTTCGACTCCTTTTATAACTATAGTATTATGGCGAGACagcaggaagaaaatacATTTCCCCGCTGTCAGAAGTTAAACCAAGGTCTGACGGGAGCTAAAGAGGCATATGACAGATTATGTGAAATTTGTGACAGCAGCAATGATAAGTgttgtacaaaatttaagCAGCAGCATAAGACAAGTAATAAGTGTGATTCGTGGAATATGCAACCATTAACATGTGAAGATGTGtcggaggaaggaaaacttgCATCATGTACACAGGACGAGGAAAATTCCTGTCCAGCAAAACTAGCAAAAACActaccaaaaaaaggaacacccACACTAacg AAAGAACATTTGGAAAGGTTGAACTCATATATGCTCTATTATAAGCAGTTCAAAAGTAATCTTAGCTATTGTAGTTATCCCTGTTTTCCTACCAAAAGCATAGCagacaaaataaagggatATTTCACTAATGAAAAGTATGCTAATGTAATTGGCAGGGCATtatgttatatgtataccAAGAGAAGGGACAATGAATTCACTGATACGAactgtaaatttttcaactTTTGGTTGCAACATATATTATCTAACGAATTGAAGAAGGACACTTCACCTTCAACTGTTATAGATACAATTAACACAGAATTGATACAAATTcaggaaaaacataaatgTACCCTCACCGACCTtagtaccaccaccacaaaTAACGTCTCTTTTGAGCATAGAAAAACACTATTTGAATTCCTCACAGACCATGATAAAATAATGAGCCAATTAGGGACGTCGAACCAGAAAAGTAAACCTCTTTCTCCTACGCCTTCCTgcagtaaaaaatataaagctCACTTAGATGCCATTAAATCAGCTTATAAAGACGTATATGCAAAGTGCCATGCTACGAATAATGCTTGCCATATCGATTTTAAGGAATTATTTACAAAGGTTGGGAGTGGTAATGGAACGCTAACATTAGAATGTCAGCAACTGTCTCCAGAAGAAGAGGCTTCCttaaaggaggaggggaaggaggaagaggatgaactttcttctcttctttctaaAGGTGGTGGTGACCTAACTGTGGACGACGACCGAACTGGTAGTTGTAATGAACAGCTTAATGAGATGTTAGACAGTTTTCAACTATGGCGGGGGGATGGAACGGAGGCTACCTCGGTGCATGAAAAGAACACAGCCGTTCCAGCTATATCCGCTGCCCTTACTACAATAGCATTACCAGCAGTTGTGttctatctatataag tacAATCTTCTACCCTCTTGGATCAGTAACcattttggaggaggaagcagtaaaataaggaagggaaaaaaaagatccaccACACACCATTTCAATACACTAACAGAAGACGACAACGACACCTCAACAACATTATATTCAACAACAGACACTTCCACAACAATAGGTGACGATTACACAACAACAGATgatcattctaccatatataatgatgaGTCACCACGACCAACGCCATCTACCAGAAGTGGAAGAGGAGCAGGAACATATACTGCACCAAATCACCGGacaaatatacgttatcatccCTAG
- a CDS encoding KIR-like CYIR protein has translation MTDRDLGELPSKAAYQHFEPTWQPCNNNSSWKEKIKEKLENKLKSPDDIESLAAKIAHAMCYISEGGAGRSSYLNPYCIPFCYWLGDLIIKNLTDSSSFLSVMEEIYNNLENFTTKSYCDNLYKNENIDQTRFTNMKALYEYKQDHNKIKQHLKETQNLCTTKYQRHLTNIKSAYEFLSTSCPDSSQNGHCGTFKREYKKLLDGDKLSELTCPIDSGEKRSEEPAHVSVELQTGEVNSSSGTTLTTAISSIFSVLGMGVAAASFFLYKEEVLSKLPSRAMFYNKFEEGEGRCDNYAPISGLMQTLQSHLKYANTDDKIKGAWCYEWGETTEKTFYDTLCHFLYYWIGDLLSTALQQDGLFPDILSIICSSLEMSYGRQGCNINCSTIDKDTFKNRKILYEYLHDHGAILSEFMIKGPTGVQKCNRYFEKIIPVYAQLKGKCGQKTSTGTYCDKFTEMFNDTNDPQQLKSQCDVLQASALMEPVGQQHLPSGSRQVVDTDSGAYSTVETTNTPTITTATISGTVATIGAAAALSFLTYKVST, from the exons atgaca gatcGGGATTTAGGGGAATTACCGTCAAAGGCAGCATATCAACATTTTGAACCTACATGGCAAccatgtaataataatagttcctggaaagaaaaaataaaggagaaattagaaaataaattgaagaGCCCTGATGATATTGAAAGTCTTGCTGCTAAGATTGCGCATGCCATGTGCTACATATCTGAAGGAGGGGCAGGGAGGTCTTCATACCTCAATCCATATtgtattccattttgttattggttaggagatttaataataaaaaatttgacagATAGCAGTTCATTTTTAAGTGTTATGGAAGAAATTTATAATAActtggaaaattttactaCTAAGAGTTACTGCGACAATTTATACAAGAACGAAAATATTGACCAAACTAGGTTCACCAATATGAAAgcattatatgaatataaacAAGAccataataaaataaaacaacatCTGAAGGAAACCCAAAATTTATGCACTACAAAATATCAACGTCACCTAACTAACATTAAATCAGCTTACGAATTCTTGAGTACAAGTTGTCCAGATAGTAGTCAAAATGGACACTGTGGAACTTTCAAGagagaatataaaaaacttCTCGATGGGGATAAACTATCAGAATTAACATGCCCCATAGATTCTGGGGAGAAACGTTCGGAGGAACCTGCACATGTATCAGTCGAATTACAAACAGGGGAAGTAAATTCCTCCAGTGGAACCACCCTTACCACTGCCATATCATCCATTTTCTCTGTCCTAGGAATGGGAGTGGCGGCtgcttcattctttttatataag GAGGAGGTTCTAAGTAAGTTACCCTCAAGAGCAATGTTCTACAATAAGTTCGAAGAGGGTGAAGGTCGCTGCGATAATTATGCCCCAATCTCAGGATTAATGCAAACTCTGCAGAGCCACTTGAAATATGCAAATACTGATGATAAGATCAAGGGAGCATGGTGCTACGAGTGGGGGGAAACAACGGAAAAGACCTTCTATGATACACTTTGCcactttttatattattggataggggacTTATTATCAACTGCCCTGCAGCAGGATGGTTTATTCCCGGACATTTTAAGTATAATTTGTTCATCATTAGAAATGTCGTATGGTCGGCAAGGGTGTAATATTAATTGCAGCACTATAGACAAAGATACGTtcaagaacagaaaaatattatatgaatatttacATGACCACGGTGCTATACTAAGCGAATTCATGATCAAAGGACCTACCGGTGTTCAAAAATGTAACCGTTACTTTGAGAAAATTATTCCAGTATATGCGCAATTGAAAGGGAAATGTGGGCAGAAAACTTCTACTGGTACAtattgtgacaaatttacaGAAATGTTTAATGATACTAATGATCCACAGCAGTTAAAATCACAGTGTGATGTGCTACAGGCATCGGCACTTATGGAACCTGTGGGACAACAGCACCTTCCCTCAGGATCGCGACAAGTGGTAGACACTGACTCTGGAGCATATTCCACAGTAGAAACCACCAACACCCCTACCATCACCACTGCAACCATATCCGGCACAGTTGCTACAATTGGAGCAGCGGCGgccctttctttcttaacatataaagtaagtacataA